The Leptospira langatensis DNA segment GGGCTGTAGGGAGGGTTCTGGCTGGTGTGCGCAGTTTGCATTTTTCCGATAGCTGAAAGTTTGGGAGAACAAGTGCGCTGTTTTTATGTGAATGATCTTTCTGGATGTGAAAAGTTCTGGTTGGTAGTGTGAAATGCAGTATGACGTGTATTTTTAGGTTGATTTTGCGAAATAACGGGTAGAGTGAATTAGGCGAAAGAAGCACATGGAATATGTTTCGTATAAAAAATATATTAAACAGACTGGGTAAGTAAGGAGCTAAGGGTGCAAATAAGATCTTATAATTGGAAAAGTGCAAATCGGATCAAATTCAGAAAGTTTTTATTACTATCTGGCTTATTTCTATTTGCCGCCTGCAAAAGTTACGAATTAAAACAGGAAGCTAAAAATATATATGTAATGCCTATCAGAAGTCAGCTTCTTAAGTATATAAAGACAAATTCTGGAGATGCTAACTCACAGCTCTATAATTGCAAATTTCTCGGTAGTATCAAATCAAATTGGCGCCATATTAAATGGAGCGAAGAGAACCAAATAGAGCGAGAACGTATACTCGCAGATGAAGAGAAGAAAGCACAGAATGATATTTTGAACCAAGCTTCTGAAAGCGGAGCTAATTTAGTCTTTATCGATAAATCTGGGACTTCCGGAAGTAATGATGATTTAACATATTCCGGCACTGTAACTGGTATTTCTTACAAATGCGATTCATTAGAGACATTGAGAACTCTTCAAGCAGGTCTTGATATAGAAGAAGAAAGGCGCAAGAATGATGAGCAGAAACAGCGAGACATTGATGAGGAAAGACAGTTAGTAGAACTATATTCAAAACCTAAAAACTGGTTAACGTGCATTCTATCCGGCTATTCTAATCTCCCTCCTTCAACATCTAAGCAAATGCTATATAGCAAATTTAAGCCGTCAGCTTATGATTCTTCCGAACAATGTGCAGACGCTGCTTGGTTAAAAAACAAGATTGCAGTAGAATTTGGTATTAAATGTGCCTGCAATTTCACCAAATTAGATCGCAGAAAAGTTGAAACCGAGTATGGTAAATAGCCAAGGTCATTCTGAAATACTGACTCTCAATAAATTTAATTGAGAAACTTTTATTGAATCTGATACATGTGCTAACATCGGTTAACTGTCGGTGCTTCCGCGACGCTCGGGGCTCACTTCGTGACCCGCTCGCTTGGGCTACGCCACATTCGCTTCCGTCACTACACTTGCTTGCGCAAGTTCGTGCCGTTGCGAAAGTTGGAGCACCTTGGTCGTTATGCGCCATGGTAAAGACTGTAAGGTAAATGAAATGTAACTTATTTTAGAACGAATATGAATGAAGAAAAATATCAAATATTAACGGCTCAGTATGAAAGGCAAATTAGGACAACAAAACGGACAATACTCTTTATAGTATTGTTGGCTTCGATTTTCTTAATTCCAATCTTTAGGAATGATGAATTTGAGTTATGCTTTGCTTGTAACTTCCCAAATTATGATATTCTTTCTAAATTAGGGGATTATTTATCGGGAACGATTGCTGTTTTGCTTAATATAGCAGGATTATTGTTAATCTATCTGTCTTTTATTGGCCAAAGGCAGGACATATTAATTCAACAATACGAATTGCAGCAAAATCAAAAAGCTCTCTTTGCTCAGCAAAAAGAATTGGCAGAGCAAAATACAAATACTGTTAGAAATAGATTCGAAAGTACTTTTTTCAATTTAATTAATGTGATCAGTGATTTAAGAAATAGTTATTCTAAGGGGCAATCTAGCGGTCCCGAGCGCTTCAAAAGTTCTTCTATTTCAATGATTAATTATTATCGCTCGAGAAATTTGGATGTTCCTACTATTGCGAAATATATGAAAGAAACGGATTTTTATCATACATTTCAGAATTATATTTCTCACATAATGAATATCATAGATTATGTAGAGGGTAGTAATCTTCAAGACGAAGAAAAAGAATTTTATATTAAGACTCTCAGAAGCCTCCTTCCGGTGCATGAGCTTTTGTTCATAGAGGTCGCAATGAAAACGGATTTGTTTATTAGATCTAATAGTTCTTTGGCTAAGTTTCTTGTTAAAGAAAATGGAAGGCATCTTGAAAAATGGCATGAGTAAATTTACCACGGCGCATAACTTTCGGTGCTTCCGCTACGCTTCGAGATTGCTTCGCGACTCTCGCTCGGGCTTCGCCACATTTGCTTCAGTCACTTCGTTTGCAGAGCAAACTCGTGCCATCGCA contains these protein-coding regions:
- a CDS encoding putative phage abortive infection protein, with the protein product MNEEKYQILTAQYERQIRTTKRTILFIVLLASIFLIPIFRNDEFELCFACNFPNYDILSKLGDYLSGTIAVLLNIAGLLLIYLSFIGQRQDILIQQYELQQNQKALFAQQKELAEQNTNTVRNRFESTFFNLINVISDLRNSYSKGQSSGPERFKSSSISMINYYRSRNLDVPTIAKYMKETDFYHTFQNYISHIMNIIDYVEGSNLQDEEKEFYIKTLRSLLPVHELLFIEVAMKTDLFIRSNSSLAKFLVKENGRHLEKWHE